The following are from one region of the Hymenobacter sp. YIM 151858-1 genome:
- a CDS encoding SOS response-associated peptidase produces the protein MCGRYTFIAPAPTAEQRFDATFTEPAPTSYNAAPSQRMPIVTNLAPHEIQLVQWGLIPAWVKDVRQAAKPINARAETLGEKPSFRQLLQRRRCLVLADSFYEWQQTNRGKVPHRILRLDEQPFAFAGLWDEWADRTTGEVVPTFTIVTTEPNELMARLHNRMPVILPSREAELAWLDENATAAEHQALLRPLPDGLLKEYAVTTLVNSPAHNDPSVLEPAA, from the coding sequence ATGTGTGGCCGCTACACCTTTATTGCGCCAGCCCCAACCGCGGAGCAGCGCTTCGACGCAACCTTCACCGAACCTGCCCCCACCAGCTACAACGCCGCGCCCTCGCAGCGCATGCCCATCGTTACCAATCTGGCCCCGCACGAAATCCAACTGGTGCAATGGGGGCTGATTCCGGCCTGGGTGAAGGACGTACGGCAGGCCGCCAAGCCCATCAATGCCCGCGCCGAAACCCTAGGTGAAAAACCCTCTTTCCGGCAGTTGCTGCAGCGCCGCCGCTGCCTGGTGCTGGCCGATAGCTTTTACGAATGGCAGCAAACCAACCGCGGCAAGGTGCCGCACCGCATTTTGCGCCTCGACGAGCAGCCCTTTGCCTTTGCCGGCCTGTGGGACGAGTGGGCCGACCGCACCACCGGCGAGGTGGTGCCCACGTTTACCATCGTAACCACCGAGCCCAACGAGCTGATGGCGCGGCTGCACAACCGCATGCCCGTGATTTTGCCCTCGCGCGAGGCCGAGCTGGCCTGGCTCGATGAAAACGCAACAGCCGCCGAGCACCAGGCGCTGCTGCGCCCGCTGCCCGACGGCCTGCTGAAAGAGTATGCCGTAACGACCCTGGTAAACTCGCCCGCTCACAACGACCCCTCGGTGCTGGAGCCAGCGGCCTAG
- a CDS encoding hydrogen peroxide-inducible genes activator, which yields MTLQQLEYLVSLDTHRQFVLAAEKCFVSQPTLSMQVQKLEDELGVLLFHRTKGGIEPTAIGAKVVQHAREVLRSVKQLKEAVQLEKGELMGELRLGVIPTLAPYLVPLFLLELVARHPQLRVQVEELQTEQIVQRLKDNRLDAGLLVTPLDDRALQEVPLLEEPFLAYVSEGHPLYGQATVQPTDLEAHELWLLQQGHCFRHQVLNICTPPAASDNRPFTYESGSIETLKQLVRQNRGYTLVPELSVLDELDNNPMIKRFAAPEPVREVSLVVHHSFVRLPLLTTLRDIILGRVPERLRAQGAGKKIRWK from the coding sequence ATGACCCTGCAACAGCTTGAGTACCTGGTTTCGCTCGATACGCACCGGCAGTTTGTGTTGGCGGCCGAAAAATGCTTTGTGTCGCAGCCCACCCTGAGCATGCAAGTGCAAAAGCTGGAAGACGAGCTGGGCGTGCTGCTGTTTCACCGCACCAAGGGCGGCATCGAGCCCACCGCCATCGGCGCCAAAGTGGTGCAGCACGCCCGCGAGGTGCTGCGTTCCGTGAAGCAGCTGAAAGAGGCCGTGCAGCTCGAAAAAGGCGAGTTGATGGGCGAGCTGCGCCTGGGCGTTATTCCTACGCTGGCGCCGTACCTGGTACCGCTGTTTTTGCTGGAGCTGGTAGCGCGGCACCCGCAGCTGCGCGTGCAGGTAGAGGAGCTGCAAACCGAGCAAATCGTGCAGCGCCTCAAAGACAACCGCCTTGATGCGGGCCTGCTGGTAACGCCGCTCGACGACCGCGCCCTGCAGGAAGTACCGCTGCTCGAAGAACCGTTTCTGGCGTACGTATCGGAGGGGCACCCGCTGTACGGGCAAGCCACCGTGCAGCCCACCGACCTCGAAGCGCACGAGCTGTGGCTCTTGCAGCAAGGCCACTGTTTCCGGCACCAGGTGCTCAACATCTGTACGCCCCCCGCCGCCTCGGATAACCGCCCCTTCACCTACGAAAGCGGTTCCATCGAAACCCTGAAGCAGCTGGTGCGCCAAAACCGCGGCTACACGCTGGTGCCCGAGCTGTCGGTGCTTGATGAGCTGGATAATAACCCCATGATCAAGCGCTTTGCCGCGCCCGAGCCCGTGCGCGAGGTAAGCCTGGTGGTACACCACAGCTTTGTGCGGCTGCCGCTGCTCACGACCCTGCGCGACATCATTCTGGGCCGGGTGCCGGAACGGCTGCGGGCCCAGGGCGCCGGCAAAAAGATACGGTGGAAGTAA
- a CDS encoding catalase — protein MADQTTPNKLTTASGRPIWDNQNSVSVGQRGPLLLQDYLLHEKLAHFNRERLPERVVHAKGSGAYGTFTVTHDLTRFTRAKLFSEVGKQTRVFLRFSTVGGEKGSADTERDPRGFALKFYTEDGNWDLVGNNTPVFFIKDPVKFPDFIHTQKRDPFTNCKSPTAMWDFWSLNPESLHQVLILMSDRGTPYGYRHMHGFGSHTFSFVNRENERVYVKFHFLTEQGIKNFSAQEATEMKGLDPDFAQRDLVEAIERGDFPRWTLKVQLMTEEQAATFRWNPFDLTKVWPKADFPLHELGVLELNENPVNYHAHVEQSAFAPAHVVDGIGYSPDRMLQGRILSYPDAQRYRLGGNYEQLPVNRCPYATNNYQRDGLMALGDNGGAGPNYFPNSFGGPQEDRTVGEPAEHLSGLAARHDRNAPGEDDHYTQPGNLYRLLDLGAQQRLVQNIVGAMSGISSPKRDEIINRQLCHFFRADLGLGMAIAQGLGVNISMPAHHAPAESTTV, from the coding sequence ATGGCCGATCAAACCACTCCTAATAAGCTAACGACTGCCTCGGGCCGTCCTATCTGGGATAATCAAAACTCCGTATCGGTAGGCCAGCGCGGCCCTTTGCTGCTGCAAGACTACCTGCTGCACGAAAAGCTGGCGCACTTTAACCGCGAGCGGTTGCCCGAGCGCGTGGTGCACGCCAAAGGCTCGGGGGCGTACGGCACCTTTACCGTAACGCACGATCTGACGCGCTTTACCCGCGCCAAGCTGTTTTCGGAAGTCGGCAAGCAAACGCGCGTGTTTCTGCGCTTTAGCACCGTGGGCGGCGAAAAGGGCTCGGCCGACACCGAGCGCGACCCGCGCGGCTTTGCCCTGAAGTTTTACACCGAAGACGGCAACTGGGACCTGGTAGGCAACAACACGCCGGTGTTCTTCATCAAAGATCCGGTGAAGTTCCCCGACTTCATCCACACCCAAAAGCGCGACCCGTTTACCAACTGCAAGTCGCCCACGGCCATGTGGGACTTCTGGAGCCTGAACCCCGAGTCGCTGCACCAGGTGCTCATTCTGATGTCGGACCGCGGCACGCCCTACGGCTACCGCCACATGCACGGCTTCGGCTCGCACACGTTCTCGTTCGTCAACCGCGAAAACGAGCGGGTGTACGTGAAATTCCACTTCCTCACGGAGCAGGGCATCAAGAACTTCTCGGCCCAGGAAGCCACCGAAATGAAGGGCCTCGACCCCGACTTCGCGCAGCGCGACCTGGTAGAAGCCATTGAGCGCGGCGACTTCCCGCGCTGGACGCTGAAGGTGCAGCTGATGACTGAGGAGCAGGCCGCTACGTTCCGCTGGAACCCCTTCGACCTGACCAAGGTGTGGCCCAAGGCCGATTTTCCGCTGCACGAGTTGGGCGTACTGGAGCTGAACGAGAACCCCGTGAATTACCACGCCCACGTAGAGCAGTCGGCGTTTGCGCCGGCGCACGTGGTCGATGGCATTGGCTACTCGCCCGACCGCATGCTGCAGGGCCGCATCCTTTCCTACCCCGATGCGCAGCGCTACCGCCTGGGTGGCAACTACGAGCAACTGCCCGTGAACCGCTGCCCCTACGCCACCAACAACTACCAGCGCGACGGCCTGATGGCCCTCGGCGACAACGGCGGTGCCGGCCCGAACTACTTCCCCAACTCGTTCGGCGGCCCGCAGGAAGACCGCACCGTGGGCGAGCCGGCCGAGCACCTCTCGGGCCTGGCTGCCCGCCACGACCGCAACGCCCCCGGCGAAGACGACCACTACACGCAGCCCGGCAACCTCTACCGCCTGCTCGACCTAGGCGCCCAGCAGCGCCTGGTGCAAAACATCGTGGGCGCCATGAGCGGCATCAGCAGCCCCAAGCGCGACGAAATCATCAACCGCCAACTGTGCCACTTCTTCCGCGCCGACCTGGGCCTCGGCATGGCCATTGCGCAGGGCCTGGGCGTGAATATCTCGATGCCGGCGCACCACGCGCCTGCCGAGAGCACCACAGTGTAA
- a CDS encoding M16 family metallopeptidase, with translation MKPLCLGLLGAALLLAAPLKAQDQPKKQTPPEGGTPKDFSLPAKEEFKLDNGLQATLVPYGNVPKVTVTLAVQAGNVHEPAGQTGIADLLGRMLREGTRSMSAQEMAEKVARMGGSLDVSVGSNQTMIWASSLSEFGPELVNLLAEMVQHPTLPAAELPRLKADFKRQVALMRAQPSTQAQQKFLKAMYPNHPYGNMLPTDAEIDAMTLEQVQAFYQSQYGAQRSNIYVAGKFDDAAMRKAITQAFSPWPQGPAPSIPLAKPVTRGQIMTQDRPGAPQSTIVMGLPVIDPTNPDYLRLRVTNSLLGGSFGSRVTRNIREDKGYTYSPYSYISPRYRAGEWAQVADVTTQETGNSLKEIVYEIERLQKQAPSDDELKGIQNYEAGLFILRNSNPGGIINQLNFLDLHGLPDSYLTDQVKNTYAVTPQQVSETVRKYIRPESMTIVVVGDKKVIDPQIKKFQATRKKAL, from the coding sequence ATGAAACCACTATGCCTAGGATTACTCGGCGCGGCCCTGCTGCTGGCCGCTCCGCTGAAGGCGCAGGATCAGCCTAAAAAGCAAACCCCGCCCGAAGGCGGCACGCCCAAGGACTTTAGCTTGCCCGCCAAGGAAGAGTTTAAGCTCGACAACGGCCTGCAGGCCACGCTGGTGCCCTACGGCAACGTGCCCAAGGTAACCGTTACGCTGGCCGTGCAGGCCGGCAACGTGCATGAGCCGGCTGGCCAAACCGGCATTGCCGATTTGCTCGGGCGCATGCTACGCGAAGGTACCCGCTCGATGTCGGCGCAAGAAATGGCCGAAAAGGTGGCCCGCATGGGCGGCTCGCTCGATGTCAGCGTCGGCTCAAACCAAACCATGATCTGGGCCTCGTCGCTGTCGGAGTTCGGGCCCGAGCTGGTGAACCTGCTGGCCGAAATGGTGCAGCACCCCACGCTGCCCGCTGCCGAGCTGCCGCGCCTGAAGGCCGACTTTAAGCGGCAAGTAGCCCTAATGCGCGCCCAGCCCAGCACGCAGGCCCAGCAGAAGTTTCTGAAGGCCATGTACCCCAACCACCCCTACGGCAACATGCTGCCCACCGACGCCGAAATCGACGCGATGACGCTGGAGCAGGTGCAGGCCTTTTACCAGTCGCAGTACGGGGCGCAGCGCAGCAACATCTACGTGGCGGGCAAGTTCGATGACGCGGCCATGCGCAAGGCCATTACGCAGGCTTTCAGCCCGTGGCCGCAGGGCCCGGCCCCAAGCATTCCGCTGGCCAAGCCCGTTACGCGCGGCCAGATCATGACCCAGGACCGCCCCGGCGCGCCGCAGTCCACCATCGTGATGGGCTTGCCGGTTATCGACCCCACCAACCCCGACTACCTGCGCCTGCGCGTAACCAACTCGCTGCTGGGCGGCTCGTTTGGCTCGCGCGTTACGCGCAACATTCGCGAGGACAAGGGCTATACCTACTCGCCCTACAGCTACATTTCGCCGCGGTACCGCGCGGGCGAGTGGGCCCAGGTGGCCGACGTAACCACCCAGGAAACCGGCAACTCGCTCAAGGAAATCGTGTACGAGATTGAGCGGCTGCAGAAGCAAGCCCCCAGCGACGACGAGCTAAAAGGCATTCAGAACTACGAGGCCGGCTTGTTTATTCTGCGCAACTCCAACCCCGGCGGCATCATCAACCAGCTCAACTTCCTCGATTTGCACGGCTTGCCCGATTCGTACCTCACCGATCAGGTGAAGAACACCTATGCCGTCACGCCGCAGCAAGTCAGCGAAACCGTGCGCAAGTACATCCGCCCTGAGTCGATGACGATTGTGGTGGTGGGCGACAAAAAGGTGATTGACCCGCAGATCAAGAAATTTCAGGCCACGCGCAAAAAGGCGCTGTAA
- a CDS encoding M16 family metallopeptidase → MYQSAKTPLSWLALGAAGLLALASASCSQKSTSAATQAAPPATTTAAPAAEAAPAYQIPVDYYTLPNGLKVVLSPDKTAPLATVAAYYNIGFRNEPKDRTGFAHLFEHMMFQGSQNLGKMEFIQLVQKNGGVLNGSTRFDFTNYFETVPAHKLETMLWAEADRMRGLAITQANLTNQQGVVKNEVRVNVLNQPYGGFPWLDMPQYANKNWYNAHNFYGDLKDLDAATLDDVQKFFKTYYAPNNAVLVVVGDFEPAQARRWIEQYFAPIPGTPQPPKVDLTEPRQEKEQRFTKDDKLANKPALAFAYHMPERNSPEYYAMILLDQLLLQGNDSRLYQAMVQKRGYTDNVSGGINYLGNQFNYAGPMLWMGNLTHDQTVKADSVVAVLDQEINKLMRPGGVTPAMLDLAVVKMRSSFYDQVGGSDGFGRADMLASFALFDNNPARINTLEAEFRKVTPELMQKTAQEYLRPTNRTVLLINPLAKS, encoded by the coding sequence ATGTACCAATCCGCCAAAACTCCGCTTTCCTGGCTTGCGCTGGGGGCAGCTGGCTTGCTGGCTTTGGCTTCGGCCTCGTGCAGCCAAAAATCCACCTCCGCCGCTACCCAAGCAGCGCCACCCGCCACCACCACGGCCGCTCCCGCCGCCGAGGCCGCGCCCGCCTACCAGATTCCGGTCGATTACTACACCTTACCCAACGGGCTGAAGGTGGTGCTGTCGCCCGATAAAACCGCGCCGCTCGCTACGGTGGCGGCCTACTACAACATCGGCTTCCGCAACGAGCCCAAAGACCGCACCGGCTTTGCGCACTTGTTCGAGCACATGATGTTCCAGGGTTCGCAGAACCTAGGGAAGATGGAGTTTATCCAGCTGGTGCAGAAAAACGGCGGCGTGCTCAACGGCTCCACCCGCTTCGATTTCACCAACTACTTCGAAACGGTGCCCGCCCACAAGCTCGAAACCATGCTGTGGGCCGAAGCCGACCGCATGCGCGGCCTAGCCATTACGCAAGCCAACCTGACGAACCAGCAGGGCGTGGTGAAAAACGAGGTGCGCGTAAACGTGCTCAACCAGCCCTACGGCGGTTTTCCGTGGCTCGATATGCCGCAGTACGCCAACAAAAACTGGTACAACGCCCACAACTTCTACGGCGACCTGAAGGACCTCGACGCCGCCACGCTCGACGACGTGCAGAAGTTCTTCAAAACCTACTACGCGCCCAACAACGCCGTGCTGGTGGTGGTCGGCGACTTTGAGCCCGCCCAGGCCCGGCGTTGGATCGAGCAGTACTTCGCGCCCATACCCGGCACGCCGCAGCCCCCGAAAGTCGACCTGACGGAGCCGCGCCAGGAAAAGGAGCAGCGCTTCACCAAAGACGATAAGCTGGCCAACAAGCCCGCCCTGGCCTTTGCCTACCACATGCCCGAGCGCAACTCGCCCGAGTACTACGCCATGATTCTGCTCGACCAATTGCTGCTGCAGGGCAACGACAGCCGCCTGTACCAAGCCATGGTGCAGAAGCGCGGCTACACCGACAACGTGAGCGGCGGCATCAACTACCTAGGCAACCAGTTCAACTACGCCGGCCCGATGCTCTGGATGGGCAACCTCACGCACGACCAGACCGTGAAGGCCGACTCCGTGGTGGCCGTGCTCGATCAGGAAATCAATAAGCTGATGCGCCCCGGCGGCGTTACGCCCGCCATGCTCGATCTGGCCGTCGTGAAAATGCGCTCCAGCTTCTACGACCAGGTGGGCGGCTCCGACGGCTTCGGCCGCGCCGATATGCTGGCCTCGTTTGCCTTGTTCGACAACAACCCTGCGCGCATCAACACGCTGGAGGCAGAGTTCCGGAAAGTAACGCCCGAGCTGATGCAGAAAACCGCCCAGGAGTATCTGCGCCCCACCAACCGCACCGTGCTGCTGATTAACCCGTTGGCCAAAAGCTGA
- a CDS encoding PA14 domain-containing protein, with protein MRNYLWFIKSAGLLLSSPTQAQTPAPAVGSGLRAEYYLGERFEQRAYTRTDPQINFDWRFESPAPGVPAENFSVRWTGYLLAPVSGVYTFHIAVDDGMRVWLGNRKILDEWRYQSEIQATRQVRLTAGEYYPLRVEYFQGSAPTRAFLGWVLPNQEAEKGLDNLFGLLPAVQEPAAVPARYLFSRNPKAAVAAPAKPASTPPRAVVAGLPAGVTVRQVPSAVVVGRRPQPAPARVAAAAQPRRAVAEPPKAAAPTPAVADLSELHKLPAGAAVELRHMYFEQSKARLLPASLPEMERLAQILKDNPALRLEIAGHTDNVGDANLNQVLSQQRAEVVRDYLVRQQIAAERLLAVGYGGTRPVADNADPQQRPRNRRVEVVVR; from the coding sequence ATGCGAAATTACCTGTGGTTTATAAAGAGTGCCGGGCTACTGCTGAGCAGCCCCACGCAGGCGCAAACCCCGGCCCCGGCCGTTGGCAGCGGGTTGCGCGCCGAGTATTACCTAGGCGAGCGTTTCGAGCAGCGGGCCTACACGCGCACCGATCCGCAGATCAACTTCGATTGGCGGTTTGAGTCGCCGGCGCCGGGCGTGCCGGCCGAAAACTTTTCGGTGCGCTGGACGGGCTATTTGCTGGCGCCGGTGTCGGGCGTGTATACCTTTCATATTGCCGTCGACGACGGCATGCGGGTGTGGCTCGGCAACCGCAAAATCCTCGACGAATGGCGCTATCAGTCCGAAATACAGGCCACCAGGCAAGTGCGGCTAACTGCGGGCGAGTACTACCCGTTGCGCGTCGAGTACTTTCAGGGCTCGGCGCCCACGCGCGCTTTTCTGGGGTGGGTGCTCCCAAACCAGGAAGCCGAAAAAGGCCTCGACAACCTGTTTGGTTTGCTGCCCGCCGTGCAGGAGCCCGCCGCGGTGCCCGCGCGCTACCTGTTCAGCCGCAACCCCAAAGCCGCCGTGGCTGCCCCGGCTAAGCCTGCCAGCACGCCACCTAGGGCCGTGGTGGCCGGTTTGCCCGCGGGCGTAACCGTGCGCCAGGTGCCCAGCGCGGTGGTGGTGGGTCGCCGGCCCCAGCCCGCGCCCGCCCGCGTGGCGGCCGCCGCGCAGCCGCGCCGGGCAGTGGCCGAGCCGCCCAAAGCGGCGGCTCCAACGCCGGCTGTGGCCGATTTAAGCGAGCTGCACAAGCTGCCCGCCGGCGCGGCCGTGGAGCTGCGGCATATGTACTTCGAGCAAAGCAAAGCGCGGCTGCTGCCGGCCTCCTTGCCCGAAATGGAGCGCCTGGCGCAAATTCTGAAAGACAACCCCGCGCTGCGCCTCGAAATAGCCGGCCACACCGACAACGTGGGCGACGCCAACCTCAACCAAGTGCTTTCGCAGCAGCGGGCCGAGGTAGTGCGCGACTACCTCGTGCGGCAGCAGATTGCCGCCGAGCGGCTGCTGGCCGTGGGCTACGGCGGCACGCGCCCCGTGGCCGACAACGCCGACCCGCAGCAGCGCCCGCGCAACCGCCGCGTGGAGGTGGTGGTGCGCTAG